CGTCATATTCATGTTTGCCGGTAAAGAAACTCAGTGGCGCAGCATTGTCGAATCCTTTTGCTATAGCCCATGGCAGGCCTTTTTCCTTGCAGATATTTTGTAGGTCGCGAGCTGTAAAATCGATACCTATGCCGATTTCCTCATAATATGTATGAGCAAATGTTTCAGGTATGTTTTTACCGACTTTGCATATCTTATAAACGATTTCAACTTCGTGATGAATTTCATGGGAAAAGTCAGGATAATAAAATGGCCGGTTGCGTAATAATAATGAAGTATCCGGTTTCAAAAAAAATACCGGTTCTTTAGGGACCGTGTGATGAAGCTCCTTCGCATGTTCAATATAATTTCTTCCAATACATATAATTTTCATAGTCTTCTAACCTCCCAATCTTTAATCGCCAAATCGACTAATCGTCTAATCCTTGATCGCATTCCCTTTATTGAATCCTCTAAGCTTGATCGATGTGATCACTTTTTTTGTGTACAGAGGAAATTCACTCTTCATCATCCAGTCATAATACTGGGGCTCCCTTTTGAAAACATCTTCAACAGCACGACCCTTATATTTACCAAAGTTGAACACTTCGATACCTTGATCATCAAAGATAATATGTCCAACAAGGTCAGCATTTCTGTTATAGAATGAGAATTCGTGTAATGCCCCGATATCATTGATAACCGGGTAAGAGACCACACCTTTAAAGTCAACATATCCAACATCCTTATAGATATCCAGCTGAGCTTTTAGTATTTCATAGGCCGCTTGTGTGTCGGCTTCGGCATTATGAGCATGCACATGCTCCTTGCCGCAGTATAATTTATACGCTGCCCGCAATGTTCTGGGCTCCATTTTATGAAAGATGTTCTGGACATCAACAATGCGCCGGTTTCTGATTTCAAAGTCTACACCTGCCCTGAGAAATTCTTCGGCCAGTAACGGAATGTCAAACTTTATCAGGTTGTACCCCCCCAGATCGCAATTTGCTAAAAAGCTTGCCAGCTCCCCGGCTAATTCAGAAAATGGTGGTTCATCTCTGACATCATCATCAGTTATACCGTGTATTTGGGTCGATGAAGGCGGGATTGGGATCGTGGGATTTACCCTGTGTGTCTTGATCTTCTCCGATCCATCTACCATTAATTTAAGTATGCTGATCTCAACAATTCGGTCAGTGGAAACATTCGTTCCTGTCGTTTCCAGATCAAAAATAGCAAAGGGGCGGGTCAGATGAAGTTCCATACAAGTTGTCTGGGAATGTTATCAGTGGCTATAAGATCACTTCAATACTCACAATTCTTTACCTGAACAATAAGTTCCGG
This genomic stretch from Bacteroidota bacterium harbors:
- a CDS encoding fumarylacetoacetate hydrolase family protein translates to MKIICIGRNYIEHAKELHHTVPKEPVFFLKPDTSLLLRNRPFYYPDFSHEIHHEVEIVYKICKVGKNIPETFAHTYYEEIGIGIDFTARDLQNICKEKGLPWAIAKGFDNAAPLSFFTGKHEYDDPYAIDFHLEMNGEVVQRGNTKEMIFNIDTLIAYLSKFMTLKTGDLIYTGTPAGVGPVKIGDKLEAYIQNRKMLSCLIK
- a CDS encoding 3'-5' exonuclease, whose translation is MELHLTRPFAIFDLETTGTNVSTDRIVEISILKLMVDGSEKIKTHRVNPTIPIPPSSTQIHGITDDDVRDEPPFSELAGELASFLANCDLGGYNLIKFDIPLLAEEFLRAGVDFEIRNRRIVDVQNIFHKMEPRTLRAAYKLYCGKEHVHAHNAEADTQAAYEILKAQLDIYKDVGYVDFKGVVSYPVINDIGALHEFSFYNRNADLVGHIIFDDQGIEVFNFGKYKGRAVEDVFKREPQYYDWMMKSEFPLYTKKVITSIKLRGFNKGNAIKD